In bacterium, a single window of DNA contains:
- a CDS encoding sigma-70 family RNA polymerase sigma factor, producing MNEDQLVIQSILSGDIQAYKTIVDRHQRLVAHMVFKMVSNPSDQQEICQDVFIKVYENLKSFKYESKLSTWIAKIAYNTCLNYLQKKKVDLYEDMATAYEDESSEGRELNFTENIWGGSIGPDEKLMHGELSGFLKQEIQTLPAQYKTILSLYHMDEMSYEEIGSILNLPEGTVKSYLFRARKMLKEKLLAKYKTEELLS from the coding sequence ATGAATGAAGATCAGTTGGTAATTCAAAGTATTTTAAGCGGCGACATTCAGGCCTATAAAACCATTGTCGACCGTCACCAACGCCTTGTGGCACACATGGTTTTCAAAATGGTGTCCAATCCGTCCGATCAGCAGGAAATTTGCCAGGATGTATTCATTAAAGTCTATGAGAATCTGAAGTCTTTTAAATATGAATCGAAGTTATCTACATGGATCGCCAAAATCGCCTATAATACGTGCCTGAATTATCTCCAGAAAAAGAAAGTCGATTTGTATGAAGACATGGCGACGGCTTACGAAGATGAATCATCCGAAGGCAGAGAATTGAATTTTACCGAAAATATCTGGGGCGGTTCTATAGGGCCGGATGAAAAGCTAATGCACGGCGAACTAAGCGGATTTCTCAAACAGGAAATTCAAACTCTTCCGGCGCAGTATAAAACGATCCTGTCTCTGTATCACATGGACGAAATGAGTTATGAAGAAATTGGAAGTATTTTGAATCTGCCGGAAGGCACCGTAAAAAGTTATCTTTTTCGCGCGCGTAAGATGCTCAAAGAAAAATTGCTCGCGAAATACAAGACTGAGGAATTGTTATCATGA